The Klebsiella quasivariicola region GATTGGCATAATTAGCCTGTTTCCTGAAATGTTCCGCGCAATTACCGATTACGGGGTAACTGGCCGGGCAGTAAAAAATGGCCTGCTGAGCATCGAAAGCTGGAGTCCTCGCGACTTCACGCATGACCGGCACCGTACCGTGGACGATCGTCCTTACGGCGGCGGACCGGGGATGCTAATGATGGTGCAACCCTTACGGGATGCCATTCATGCAGCAAAAGCCGCGGCAGGTGAAGGCGCGAAGGTGATTTATCTGTCACCTCAGGGACGCAAGCTTGATCAAGCGGGCGTCAGCGAACTGGCAACGAATCAGAAACTGATTTTGGTGTGCGGTCGCTACGAAGGGATAGACGAGCGCGTAATCCAAACCGAAATTGACGAAGAATGGTCAATCGGCGATTACGTTCTCAGCGGCGGT contains the following coding sequences:
- the trmD gene encoding tRNA (guanosine(37)-N1)-methyltransferase TrmD, producing MWIGIISLFPEMFRAITDYGVTGRAVKNGLLSIESWSPRDFTHDRHRTVDDRPYGGGPGMLMMVQPLRDAIHAAKAAAGEGAKVIYLSPQGRKLDQAGVSELATNQKLILVCGRYEGIDERVIQTEIDEEWSIGDYVLSGGELPAMTLIDSVSRFIPGVLGHEASATEDSFADGLLDCPHYTRPEVLEEMEVPPVLLSGNHAEIRRWRLKQSLGRTWLRRPELLENLALTEEQAKLLAEFKTEHAKQQHKHDGQA